Proteins from a single region of Belliella baltica DSM 15883:
- a CDS encoding site-2 protease family protein: MKLSLYLGTYKHVKVFIHWTFSLLLLWIVISNLRANAPVEEILWTLIFVIGLFFCVILHEFGHALAAQKYGINTQDITLFPIGGVARLEKLPEDPRKVAFVIENGHFLGILDQDNITEFILVKSALSK; encoded by the coding sequence ATGAAACTCTCACTGTATCTCGGTACTTACAAGCATGTAAAAGTTTTTATTCATTGGACCTTTTCATTATTGTTACTCTGGATTGTGATTTCAAATCTTAGAGCTAATGCACCTGTTGAGGAGATTCTTTGGACACTAATCTTTGTGATTGGGCTATTCTTTTGTGTGATTTTGCATGAATTTGGTCATGCCTTAGCTGCTCAAAAATATGGAATAAATACCCAAGACATCACTTTATTCCCCATCGGAGGTGTCGCTAGACTTGAAAAACTACCAGAAGATCCAAGAAAAGTGGCTTTTGTAATCGAAAATGGACATTTCTTAGGAATCTTAGACCAAGATAATATTACAGAATTTATTTTAGTAAAGTCAGCTTTATCGAAATGA
- a CDS encoding cation-translocating P-type ATPase, whose amino-acid sequence MITPIKDPYLIESDVLLRQLNSSKNGLNEDEVKRRLSHFGKNSLPDPDRKSILKLIIKQFNNLMVYILFFAAGISFFTKHYVDVYVILGIILINALIGFVQEYKAEGALAALKALLIPQCKVIRNNQLVKINSTDLVQGDILVLEEGDSIPADARIIDQKNARTAEASLTGESLPIQKTDKIHSESCGFSDQKNMVWKGTFVASGSIKAVVTATGLQTQIGQIAASLKGILPKKTNFQKKTDKLAMQMAFIAIGSAILLFLVGLLVLEVDKSELLLISIAALVSAIPEGLPAVLSIVLAIGSYRMSSKNAIIREMSATESLGSVSTIITDKTGTLTQNTMTIKKVWTHGISDVEVTGEGWESKGTFLGDEKDVNSLEILFEITAHCHQSAIEVNENDKLKVIGDPTEAAFLVLGNKAGKKKSLKIIEDLAFNSDLKYRSTKLIKDNHEMRFYIGAPESILDRSTTYHDKNGNNIKFDDNAKSDILGKIKTWSQESLRVLALARKVGADLEKDENLEFVGTVGMMDPPRPEVISAVTSCHKAGIRVIMATGDHADTAMSIAKKVGIVKSGRELVYTDTQLQEMSEVEFKKAIREADVFSRLTPIMKLKITKALQETGELIAMTGDGVNDAPALKQADIGIAMGIMGTDVAKDASMMVLADDNFSTIVHAIEQGRIVFNNARRTSFFLITTNFAEILTLIAAISFGLPIPLTATQILWINIVTDGFCDKALAAEKGKGNELCSAPISPHENILTKGIIPFLLINALIMTGLAIFAFQLYLPLSIEKARTMVFIVIAFTQLFNVFNMRNLDQSIFKIGLFSNKWVNYALIISILIQILIIEVPIFAKLFDFRHVNFLEFIKWIALSSLTLWAGEIYKYIKNHKSI is encoded by the coding sequence ATGATCACACCTATCAAAGATCCATATTTGATTGAATCTGACGTTCTGCTAAGGCAATTGAACTCAAGTAAAAATGGTCTAAATGAAGACGAGGTCAAGAGAAGGCTATCCCATTTTGGAAAAAACAGCCTCCCAGATCCAGATAGAAAGTCAATTTTAAAACTGATTATCAAGCAGTTCAATAACTTGATGGTATATATTCTGTTCTTTGCGGCAGGAATATCATTTTTCACGAAGCACTATGTTGATGTATATGTGATTTTGGGGATCATTCTTATCAATGCATTAATTGGTTTTGTTCAAGAATATAAAGCTGAAGGGGCTCTTGCTGCACTAAAAGCTCTACTCATACCACAATGTAAGGTGATAAGAAATAACCAACTTGTAAAGATAAATTCTACAGACTTAGTTCAAGGAGATATTCTTGTTTTAGAGGAAGGTGATAGCATTCCTGCAGATGCAAGAATAATAGATCAAAAAAACGCTCGAACAGCCGAAGCTTCACTTACGGGTGAATCTTTACCTATTCAAAAAACCGATAAAATCCATTCGGAATCATGTGGCTTTTCTGACCAAAAAAATATGGTTTGGAAAGGTACTTTTGTAGCTAGTGGTAGCATAAAGGCTGTAGTTACTGCCACAGGTCTGCAAACTCAAATTGGGCAGATTGCGGCTAGTTTGAAGGGCATCCTTCCTAAAAAGACAAACTTTCAAAAGAAAACAGATAAGTTGGCCATGCAGATGGCTTTCATCGCAATAGGAAGTGCTATCCTACTTTTTCTTGTTGGACTTTTAGTGCTTGAGGTGGATAAGAGTGAATTGTTACTTATTTCCATTGCAGCTTTGGTATCTGCTATTCCTGAAGGTCTTCCAGCAGTTTTATCCATTGTATTAGCAATAGGTTCATATCGGATGTCGAGTAAAAATGCAATCATTAGAGAAATGAGCGCTACTGAGAGTCTCGGGTCTGTGAGTACTATCATCACTGACAAAACAGGCACACTCACCCAAAATACCATGACGATTAAAAAAGTGTGGACACATGGTATTTCAGATGTAGAAGTGACTGGTGAAGGCTGGGAAAGCAAAGGTACTTTTTTGGGTGATGAAAAAGACGTCAATTCTCTTGAAATATTATTTGAAATCACCGCTCATTGTCATCAATCTGCTATAGAAGTTAATGAAAATGATAAGCTCAAAGTTATAGGAGACCCAACAGAAGCCGCATTTTTAGTTTTGGGGAATAAAGCTGGAAAGAAAAAATCTTTAAAGATCATTGAAGATCTTGCTTTCAACTCGGACCTAAAATACAGATCCACAAAATTGATTAAAGACAATCATGAAATGAGGTTTTATATAGGAGCTCCAGAGTCAATTTTAGACAGAAGCACAACCTATCATGATAAAAATGGAAATAATATAAAATTCGATGATAATGCAAAATCGGACATACTAGGTAAAATTAAGACCTGGTCGCAAGAGAGTCTTAGAGTCCTTGCTTTAGCAAGAAAAGTTGGAGCGGATTTAGAAAAAGATGAAAATCTAGAATTTGTAGGAACTGTAGGAATGATGGATCCGCCAAGACCCGAAGTGATTTCTGCGGTTACTTCTTGTCATAAAGCAGGAATTCGGGTAATTATGGCTACAGGTGATCATGCTGATACTGCTATGTCAATTGCCAAAAAAGTAGGAATAGTAAAATCAGGAAGAGAATTAGTTTACACAGACACTCAACTTCAAGAAATGTCAGAAGTAGAATTCAAAAAGGCAATTCGAGAAGCTGATGTTTTTTCAAGACTAACTCCAATAATGAAGCTGAAAATTACTAAAGCACTTCAAGAAACAGGTGAGCTAATAGCCATGACTGGAGATGGAGTCAATGATGCACCTGCTCTCAAACAAGCTGATATTGGAATCGCTATGGGAATTATGGGAACAGATGTGGCAAAAGACGCTTCTATGATGGTCTTAGCTGATGACAATTTTTCTACCATTGTTCATGCCATTGAACAAGGGCGAATTGTTTTCAATAATGCAAGAAGAACTAGCTTCTTCTTGATTACTACCAATTTTGCTGAGATTTTAACTTTAATTGCTGCTATTTCATTTGGATTACCTATTCCACTCACAGCAACTCAGATTCTATGGATTAATATTGTTACAGATGGATTCTGTGATAAAGCTCTTGCTGCTGAAAAAGGAAAAGGAAATGAACTCTGCTCAGCCCCCATCAGTCCTCATGAAAATATTCTAACAAAAGGTATCATTCCATTTTTATTGATAAACGCATTGATCATGACAGGCCTAGCGATCTTTGCATTTCAACTTTATTTGCCGCTAAGTATAGAAAAAGCTAGAACAATGGTATTTATTGTCATTGCCTTCACTCAACTATTTAATGTTTTTAATATGAGAAATCTTGATCAATCTATTTTCAAAATCGGGCTTTTTAGTAATAAATGGGTAAATTATGCTTTGATCATTTCAATTCTTATTCAAATACTGATCATTGAAGTTCCAATTTTCGCTAAATTATTCGATTTCAGACATGTCAATTTCTTAGAGTTTATCAAATGGATCGCTTTATCATCTCTTACGCTTTGGGCAGGAGAAATTTATAAATACATCAAAAACCATAAATCTATTTAG
- a CDS encoding acetyl-CoA hydrolase/transferase family protein — MYQYTSAAEAVKHVKSNQRIFIHGSAATPTHLLYALAERKDELRDVEVVSISTLGDMPLASPDCKGSFFMNSLFVSENVRQAINSEQGGYVPIFLSEIGRLFRNNILPIDVAILNVSEPDDHGYCSLGVSVDIAKPAIETAKLIIAQVNKKMPRTHGDGHIHFSRFAAAVEVDENLPEVNYGDKIGENELKIGSYIAELIEDRATLQMGIGAIPDAVLRKLTDHKDLGIHTEMFSNGVIELLESGAITNSYKKKHPGKIVTSFAIGNKEMYQKIHDNPIFSFHEAAYVNDTAVIRKNPKVVSINSCLELDLTGQVCADSIGSYHYSGVGGQMDFMRGAALSEGGKPIMALSAATKRGASKIVPFLKQGAGVVTTRAHMHYVVTEFGVAYLYGKNLRQRAYELMKIAHPDHREELERAIIDRFGSYVYPVR; from the coding sequence ATGTATCAATACACAAGCGCAGCAGAAGCTGTCAAACATGTAAAAAGTAATCAAAGAATATTTATTCATGGAAGTGCCGCTACGCCTACGCATCTCCTATATGCTCTTGCTGAGCGAAAAGATGAATTAAGAGATGTGGAGGTAGTATCTATTTCTACATTAGGAGATATGCCCCTAGCATCTCCTGATTGTAAAGGGAGTTTTTTTATGAATTCTCTTTTCGTTTCCGAAAATGTAAGACAAGCAATCAATAGCGAACAAGGTGGCTATGTTCCAATTTTTTTAAGTGAAATTGGAAGGCTTTTCAGGAATAATATTTTACCAATTGATGTAGCTATCCTCAATGTCTCTGAGCCTGATGATCATGGATATTGCTCGCTTGGAGTATCTGTGGATATAGCAAAACCAGCAATTGAGACTGCTAAATTGATCATTGCTCAGGTAAACAAAAAGATGCCGCGTACCCATGGAGATGGACACATTCATTTTAGCAGATTTGCTGCTGCGGTGGAAGTCGATGAAAACCTTCCAGAGGTAAATTATGGGGATAAAATTGGTGAAAATGAATTAAAAATAGGTTCCTACATCGCAGAACTCATTGAAGACCGTGCAACACTTCAAATGGGAATTGGTGCCATTCCAGATGCTGTTTTGAGAAAATTGACAGATCACAAAGATCTTGGGATCCATACAGAAATGTTCTCCAATGGTGTAATCGAACTTCTAGAATCAGGAGCCATCACCAATTCCTATAAGAAAAAGCATCCTGGGAAAATCGTGACTTCATTTGCCATAGGCAATAAAGAGATGTATCAAAAAATACATGATAACCCGATTTTTTCTTTCCATGAAGCTGCTTATGTCAACGATACCGCAGTCATCAGAAAAAATCCAAAAGTTGTCTCTATCAACAGTTGTCTTGAATTAGATCTGACAGGTCAAGTGTGTGCAGATTCTATAGGAAGTTATCACTATTCAGGTGTAGGTGGACAGATGGACTTTATGCGAGGAGCCGCACTATCTGAAGGAGGTAAACCGATTATGGCCCTTTCAGCAGCTACAAAACGTGGAGCGAGTAAAATTGTCCCATTCTTAAAACAGGGTGCTGGAGTAGTAACTACAAGAGCTCATATGCACTATGTAGTAACTGAATTTGGTGTGGCTTATCTCTATGGCAAAAACCTCAGACAACGTGCTTATGAATTGATGAAAATAGCACATCCTGATCACAGAGAAGAATTAGAAAGAGCGATAATTGATCGATTTGGGAGCTATGTGTATCCGGTGAGGTAA
- a CDS encoding TonB-dependent receptor has product MQNFTRKIWQVVLSLLVIVSLSVTSGYAQTSNISGSVTEEETKETLVGVNIVVKGKVVGTVTDLRGNFNLRVNQEPPFTLVFSMVGFTSKEVEITQSNISNLQVTLAEQSILGQEVVVSASRIEENVLKSPVTVEKMDIISIREAPQASFYDGLNNMKGVEMSTQSMTFKSFNTRGFNANGNVRTVQLIDGMDNQAPGLNFSVGNIAGISELDLESVELLPGASSALYGPNAINGILLMNSKNPFQYQGLSVQMKGGIMSESNRSNQSTGFTDFAARYATAFNDRLALKVNVSYLKADDWQANDFRDQSLANGFGIENGTRENNPGYNGVNIYGDETGQSMRGVAQSMIAAGALPAEALGLIPNQSVTRTGYRERDLADYDTESLKLNAALHWRLNDNVEAILQGNYGTGTTVYTGADRYSLTGFSIGQYKLEFKGANWFVRGYTTQERSGDSYAIGIAAQGINEAWKPSQLWFTQYIGAFVQARGAGLDEASAQNAARNFADQGRYEPGSPQFNAALSDVRSRPIPGGAAGVGARFVDKTNLYHLEGSYSFKDITWADFVVGANYRVYDLNSERTLFATDENGEEFSITEFGGYVQGSKSFFEDRLKLTSSVRYDKNENFKGQWSPRASAVYTAGQHNFRASYQTGFRIPTTQEQYIDLLTPQARLIGGLPLFRQRYNFDSNPPFSLSSVQQGQPRPYEFTDFQPERVKSIEIGYKSLLAKNKLLIDGYYYYNRFENFIGSEVLLQPNGQGGFNTFSMPVNREEIINSFGWALGLDYRLPKGYTLGGNVSFNKLSNIEELDGFQPAFNTPEYRTNITFANREVFKNFGFALAYRWQDEFVWQSTFVSPQVSTNRLSVVPAYSTLDAQVSYKIKSIKSIVKMGGTNLFGNGYTQAWGNPTVGSMYFVSITFDEFLN; this is encoded by the coding sequence ATGCAAAATTTTACTAGAAAGATTTGGCAGGTAGTTTTATCACTACTTGTCATAGTTTCCTTAAGCGTTACTTCAGGTTACGCACAGACCTCGAATATTTCAGGTTCTGTTACAGAGGAAGAGACGAAAGAAACACTCGTTGGTGTTAATATAGTCGTCAAAGGAAAAGTAGTTGGCACCGTGACGGACTTACGGGGAAACTTTAATTTGAGAGTAAATCAAGAGCCGCCATTTACTTTGGTATTTTCCATGGTTGGATTTACAAGTAAAGAGGTTGAAATTACACAATCGAACATTTCAAATCTCCAAGTTACGTTAGCCGAACAGTCTATCTTAGGTCAAGAAGTTGTGGTGTCAGCATCAAGAATAGAAGAGAATGTTTTGAAATCACCTGTAACTGTTGAAAAAATGGATATTATTTCTATCAGAGAAGCACCTCAGGCAAGTTTCTATGATGGATTGAATAATATGAAAGGTGTTGAAATGAGTACTCAATCAATGACTTTTAAGTCTTTCAACACAAGAGGGTTTAATGCTAATGGAAATGTAAGAACAGTGCAATTAATTGATGGAATGGATAACCAAGCTCCTGGCTTAAATTTCTCAGTTGGAAATATTGCTGGTATCTCCGAATTAGATTTAGAAAGTGTTGAGTTGCTTCCGGGTGCTTCTTCCGCTCTTTATGGCCCAAATGCAATAAATGGCATACTACTAATGAATAGTAAAAATCCTTTTCAATATCAAGGTTTGTCAGTTCAAATGAAAGGGGGTATTATGAGCGAATCAAATAGGTCAAACCAAAGTACTGGATTTACAGATTTTGCCGCAAGATATGCAACAGCTTTTAACGATAGATTAGCACTCAAGGTAAATGTGTCATATTTGAAAGCAGATGATTGGCAAGCAAATGACTTCAGAGATCAGTCTTTAGCCAATGGATTTGGAATTGAAAATGGAACTAGAGAAAATAATCCTGGGTACAACGGTGTCAATATTTATGGTGATGAAACAGGTCAAAGTATGAGAGGAGTTGCTCAAAGTATGATTGCTGCTGGAGCTTTACCAGCAGAAGCATTAGGCCTAATTCCGAATCAATCTGTAACAAGAACTGGATATAGAGAGAGAGATTTAGCAGATTATGATACAGAATCTTTGAAATTAAATGCCGCCCTTCATTGGAGATTAAATGATAATGTAGAAGCAATTTTACAAGGTAATTATGGGACAGGTACAACTGTTTATACTGGCGCAGATAGATATTCATTAACTGGTTTTAGTATTGGGCAATATAAACTTGAATTTAAAGGCGCTAACTGGTTTGTTAGAGGATATACAACTCAAGAAAGATCTGGAGATTCTTATGCGATAGGTATTGCAGCTCAAGGGATAAATGAGGCATGGAAGCCAAGTCAATTGTGGTTTACACAATATATTGGGGCATTTGTCCAAGCAAGGGGGGCTGGACTAGATGAAGCCAGTGCACAGAATGCTGCACGAAATTTTGCCGATCAGGGAAGATACGAACCAGGATCACCTCAATTTAATGCTGCTTTATCCGATGTCAGGTCAAGACCTATTCCAGGTGGAGCAGCAGGAGTAGGGGCAAGATTTGTCGACAAAACAAATTTATATCACCTTGAAGGTTCGTATAGCTTTAAAGATATTACTTGGGCTGACTTTGTAGTTGGTGCCAATTATAGAGTATACGATTTAAATTCGGAAAGAACGTTATTTGCAACTGATGAAAATGGAGAAGAATTTTCAATTACTGAATTCGGAGGATATGTCCAAGGAAGTAAGAGTTTCTTTGAAGACAGATTAAAATTAACATCTTCTGTCCGATATGATAAAAACGAGAATTTTAAAGGTCAATGGTCTCCGAGAGCTTCTGCGGTATACACTGCTGGACAACATAATTTTAGAGCATCATACCAAACTGGCTTTAGAATTCCTACAACTCAAGAACAATATATAGATCTATTGACTCCACAAGCAAGGTTAATTGGCGGCTTACCTTTATTTAGACAAAGATATAACTTTGATTCAAATCCTCCATTTAGTTTGTCATCAGTACAGCAAGGTCAACCGAGACCCTATGAGTTTACTGATTTCCAACCTGAAAGAGTTAAGTCTATTGAAATAGGTTATAAATCTTTGTTAGCAAAAAATAAGCTTCTTATTGATGGATATTACTATTATAATAGATTTGAAAACTTCATTGGAAGCGAAGTTTTACTTCAACCAAATGGTCAAGGAGGATTTAATACATTTTCAATGCCTGTCAATAGGGAGGAAATTATAAATTCTTTTGGTTGGGCTTTAGGACTGGATTATAGGCTCCCTAAAGGTTATACTCTTGGAGGTAATGTGTCATTTAATAAACTTTCCAATATTGAAGAATTAGATGGGTTTCAGCCTGCTTTTAATACTCCAGAATATAGAACTAACATAACTTTTGCTAATAGGGAAGTATTTAAAAACTTTGGTTTTGCTTTAGCATATAGATGGCAAGATGAATTTGTTTGGCAGTCAACATTTGTTTCTCCACAAGTTTCAACAAATAGATTATCAGTTGTACCCGCTTATAGTACTTTAGATGCCCAAGTGAGTTATAAAATAAAATCTATTAAATCTATTGTTAAAATGGGAGGCACAAACTTATTTGGGAATGGCTATACTCAGGCATGGGGGAACCCTACTGTTGGAAGCATGTATTTCGTTTCTATTACGTTTGATGAATTCTTGAATTAA
- the gldC gene encoding gliding motility protein GldC: protein MKSSEIKFKINLDDKNLPKSIQWDASDKEGEGAEATKSISLNVWDNLNHSTLRIDLWTEDMSVAEMKRFYIDIVGGMAQTILNATGDEYMSEEMKELCDRLVKHVNEENKKASQ, encoded by the coding sequence ATGAAAAGTTCAGAAATAAAATTTAAAATCAATCTAGACGATAAAAATCTACCCAAATCTATCCAATGGGATGCTTCTGACAAGGAAGGAGAGGGAGCAGAAGCGACAAAAAGCATCAGTTTGAATGTTTGGGATAATTTGAACCACAGTACGCTGAGAATCGACCTTTGGACAGAGGATATGTCGGTAGCTGAGATGAAGCGTTTCTACATCGATATCGTTGGTGGTATGGCACAGACTATCCTGAATGCAACCGGAGATGAATACATGTCCGAAGAGATGAAAGAACTCTGCGATAGACTAGTCAAACATGTCAATGAAGAGAATAAAAAAGCCAGCCAATAA
- a CDS encoding 3-oxoacid CoA-transferase subunit B, translating to MLNKDQIAQRIAKEVKNGQYINLGIGIPTLVANYIPDDLEVVLQSENGLLGIGPFPTEDKVDPDLINAGKQTITMTKGSALFNSSESFAMIRGGHVQLTILGAMEVSENGDIANWKIPGKMVKGMGGAMDLVASAENIIVAMQHCSKSGDSKLLKECSLPITGIRCVKKIVTDLAVLDVLPEGGFKLLERAPGVSVEEIQSKTEGKLVVEGEIPEMTFEV from the coding sequence ATGCTCAACAAAGATCAAATAGCTCAAAGAATTGCCAAAGAGGTCAAAAATGGACAATATATCAATTTGGGAATTGGAATACCTACATTAGTTGCAAACTATATTCCGGATGATTTGGAAGTTGTATTGCAGTCCGAAAATGGTCTTTTGGGCATTGGTCCTTTTCCTACTGAAGATAAAGTGGATCCAGATTTAATTAATGCTGGCAAGCAGACAATCACCATGACCAAAGGCTCTGCTCTTTTCAATTCCTCGGAATCTTTTGCAATGATACGAGGTGGACATGTACAGCTTACGATTCTTGGTGCAATGGAAGTTTCTGAGAATGGAGATATTGCCAATTGGAAGATTCCTGGAAAAATGGTCAAAGGAATGGGAGGGGCTATGGATTTGGTAGCTTCTGCAGAAAATATCATTGTAGCGATGCAACATTGCAGCAAAAGTGGTGATTCCAAGTTGCTCAAGGAGTGTAGCCTTCCTATAACTGGCATTAGGTGTGTGAAAAAAATAGTAACTGATTTAGCTGTTTTGGATGTGCTTCCTGAGGGAGGGTTCAAGTTATTGGAAAGAGCTCCTGGAGTGAGTGTGGAGGAGATTCAATCCAAAACAGAAGGTAAATTGGTAGTAGAGGGAGAAATTCCAGAAATGACCTTCGAAGTTTAG
- a CDS encoding CoA transferase subunit A, translated as MINKTIANAAEAVEDVFSNAVLMFGGFGLSGIPENSIKALLERDVNGLTCISNNAGVDDFGIGLMLQKRMVKKMISSYVGENAEFERQLLSGELEVELIPQGTLAERVRAGGAGIPAFFTPAGVGTEVANGKELREFDGKLYLLERWLKADFAFIKAWKGDTAGNLIFKGTARNFNPMMAAAGKITIAEVEELVPAGELNPNEIHTPGIYVQRIFQGKDYEKRIEQRTVAKG; from the coding sequence ATGATCAACAAGACAATAGCAAATGCAGCAGAAGCGGTAGAGGATGTTTTTTCAAATGCAGTGTTGATGTTTGGCGGTTTTGGTCTTTCGGGAATTCCTGAAAACAGTATCAAGGCCTTATTGGAAAGAGATGTCAATGGTTTAACCTGTATTTCTAACAATGCTGGTGTTGATGATTTTGGAATAGGCTTGATGCTTCAAAAGCGGATGGTTAAGAAGATGATTTCGAGCTATGTAGGAGAAAATGCAGAATTTGAAAGACAACTTTTGAGCGGCGAGCTGGAGGTAGAGTTAATTCCTCAAGGAACTTTGGCAGAGAGAGTAAGAGCTGGTGGAGCTGGCATTCCAGCTTTTTTTACACCTGCTGGTGTTGGAACTGAGGTTGCTAATGGCAAGGAATTAAGAGAATTTGACGGGAAATTATACCTTTTAGAAAGATGGTTGAAGGCTGATTTTGCTTTTATCAAAGCCTGGAAAGGAGATACTGCTGGTAATTTGATATTTAAGGGGACGGCGAGAAACTTCAATCCGATGATGGCTGCAGCAGGGAAAATCACTATTGCAGAAGTAGAAGAATTGGTGCCAGCTGGGGAGTTGAATCCCAATGAAATCCATACTCCTGGAATCTATGTTCAAAGGATTTTTCAAGGAAAAGATTATGAAAAAAGAATTGAACAGAGGACAGTAGCTAAAGGATAG
- a CDS encoding bifunctional riboflavin kinase/FAD synthetase — protein MRIYEGVDEFGPVNNPVVTSGTFDGVHLGHQKILKRIRNLADELNGETVLITFWPHPRLVLYPKEHNLMLLSTFEEKAKLLRESGIDHLVSIPFTKEFSELSSEEFIQKILIGKIQTRKLVIGYDHRFGKNREGSFEYLKEHIDQYPFELEEISREDVDDVGVSSTKIRQALQEGKVDIANGYLGRPYEINGIIIKGQQLGRSIGFPTANIHIPNDYKLIPCDGAYAVRVNVEGDQYNGMLNIGNRPTVNGNSRSIEVNLFDFEGDLYDKRVCVQIREYLRPETKFEGLEQLKQQLKADREKAISILTQK, from the coding sequence ATGAGGATATATGAAGGAGTTGATGAGTTTGGTCCGGTCAATAATCCCGTTGTCACAAGCGGAACTTTTGATGGTGTCCATCTCGGGCATCAAAAAATCCTCAAAAGGATAAGGAATTTGGCAGATGAACTGAATGGGGAGACTGTTTTGATTACATTCTGGCCACATCCTAGATTGGTATTATATCCTAAAGAGCACAATTTAATGTTGCTTTCTACTTTTGAAGAAAAAGCCAAACTTCTGAGAGAGTCTGGGATTGATCATTTGGTTTCTATACCATTTACAAAAGAATTTTCAGAGTTGAGCTCGGAAGAATTTATTCAAAAAATCCTAATTGGTAAAATTCAAACCCGTAAATTAGTCATAGGTTATGATCATCGATTTGGTAAAAACCGGGAAGGTAGCTTCGAGTATTTAAAAGAGCATATAGACCAATATCCTTTTGAGCTCGAGGAAATATCTAGGGAAGATGTGGATGATGTGGGTGTGTCAAGCACTAAGATACGACAGGCTTTGCAAGAAGGTAAAGTAGATATTGCAAATGGCTATTTGGGGAGACCCTATGAAATTAACGGAATTATAATTAAAGGACAGCAACTAGGTAGATCTATTGGTTTTCCTACTGCAAATATCCATATACCCAATGATTACAAATTGATTCCTTGTGATGGTGCCTATGCTGTAAGAGTCAATGTAGAAGGAGACCAATACAATGGCATGCTTAATATCGGCAATCGACCAACTGTCAACGGAAATAGTCGTAGTATAGAAGTAAACCTTTTTGATTTTGAGGGTGATCTCTATGATAAACGAGTCTGTGTTCAGATTAGAGAATACCTCAGGCCAGAGACGAAATTTGAAGGATTGGAACAATTGAAACAGCAGTTGAAAGCTGATCGTGAAAAAGCAATAAGCATATTAACCCAAAAATAA
- the truB gene encoding tRNA pseudouridine(55) synthase TruB produces the protein MQEQEPYGEVFLIDKPLEWTSFDVVKKVRNALKIKKVGHAGTLDPLATGLLIVCAGKKTKSIDVFMGQEKEYTGTFVLGKTTESFDREKEIIEVADPFHLTLEDVKNAVAELTGDILQIPPMHSAIKVDGKRVYESARKGIEVKMEPRPVTVSEFEITRFDLPEIDFRIVCSKGTYIRSLARDLGEKLKVGAYMSALTRTRIGEFRLEDAEDLTTLIEKIKARMHEDI, from the coding sequence ATGCAAGAACAGGAACCCTACGGAGAAGTTTTTTTAATAGATAAGCCTTTAGAATGGACTTCCTTTGATGTAGTCAAAAAGGTAAGAAATGCCCTCAAAATCAAGAAAGTTGGCCATGCTGGTACTTTAGACCCATTAGCCACTGGATTGTTGATCGTTTGTGCTGGGAAGAAAACTAAAAGCATAGATGTGTTCATGGGGCAGGAAAAGGAATATACAGGGACTTTTGTTCTTGGAAAGACCACTGAAAGTTTTGATAGGGAAAAGGAAATCATTGAAGTTGCAGATCCTTTCCATCTTACTCTTGAAGATGTGAAAAATGCAGTAGCTGAATTGACTGGTGATATCCTTCAAATTCCACCTATGCACTCTGCAATCAAAGTAGATGGGAAACGAGTCTATGAATCAGCGCGAAAAGGCATTGAAGTTAAAATGGAACCACGTCCCGTTACCGTGTCTGAGTTTGAAATCACAAGATTTGATCTTCCTGAAATTGATTTTAGAATTGTATGTTCCAAAGGAACATATATCAGGAGTTTGGCGAGAGATTTAGGAGAAAAGCTAAAAGTTGGGGCTTATATGTCTGCTTTGACCCGAACAAGAATTGGAGAATTTAGGTTAGAAGATGCAGAAGATTTGACCACTTTAATAGAGAAGATAAAAGCAAGAATGCATGAGGATATATGA